In Brienomyrus brachyistius isolate T26 unplaced genomic scaffold, BBRACH_0.4 scaffold43, whole genome shotgun sequence, a single genomic region encodes these proteins:
- the LOC125722852 gene encoding kelch-like protein 10, with product MMAHDMERVLMSPAFEVFNKLRLAGQLCDVVLIADGVKFNAHRVILCGCSSYFQALFATGWSDSGKREYQLPGISPETLRQVIEYAYTYSVVITADNVENLLVAADYLSVLGIVQRCSDFLHEQLCLNNCIGLLKIADVYCVNELHQSAFNFILKNFKEVAISSNEFPELSLEQLSDIIEQDELNVREEDVVFEAILRWIEHEPATREAHISVLLPKIRMARMDPEYFMKIVKANDLVKGNAACRPIISDVLKMIYDLDDESPRSDFERPLIRPRLPADILLAIGGWNFRTTNWTEAYDTRADHWVDITQGQETRQSGHGSVCLNGFVYCFGGYDGHNFTDAVRRFDPVARTWQHMAPMHWRRCSVSVAVSNGFIYVMGGRLGVSPLNIVERYDPNANEWTIIQPMNEERQDASATTLNGKIYICGGSNGAQTTSTAECYDPLTGEWTLIAPMRTRRRGLGVAAYQGNIYAVGGTNGVHAVRSMEAYDPATNQWHAAPPMRQQRSYFGIAVVDGLLFVMGGSDGFEVTAKVECYDAEKGSWYRAQDMITPKRNFSCCTVPAHPRFVQYAAPRPPAPICLPGNHVLNK from the exons atgatggcacacgacatggagcgagtactgatgtccccggctttcgaagtgttcaacaagcttcggctggcaggacagctttgtgacgtggtcctcatcgcagacggtgttaaattcaacgcccatagagtaattctgtgtggctgtagctcctacttcca ggctctgttcgccaCTGGCTGGAGTGACtcaggaaagcgggagtaccaactcccaggcatttccccagaaacactgaggcaggtcatagagtacgcctacacgtactctgtggtcatcacagctgacaatgtggagaacctcctggtagctgctgattatctcagtgtcttgggcatcgtgcagcgctgcagtgatttcctgcatgagcagctctgcctcaacaactgcattggccttcttaaaatcgccgatgtctactgcgtaaacgagctgcaccagtctgcattcaacttcatcttgaaaaatttcaaggaggttgccatcagctcaaacgagttcccagaactaagtcttgaacaactttctgacatcatagagcaggatgagcttaatgtcagagaagaggatgtggtgtttgaggccatcctccgttggatcgagcacgagcctgccacccgagaggcccacatttcagtcctattgcccaag attcggatggctcgtatggatccggagtACTTCATGAAAATCGTCAAAGCTAACGATCTGGTGAAGGGcaatgcggcgtgcaggccaattatcaGTGATGTACTGAAGATGATATATGATCTCGACGATGAAAGTCCACGAtctgactttgaaaggccaCTGATTCGCCCGCGCCTACCCGCTGACATTTTattggccattggtggctggAATTTCCGCACAACCAATTGGACTGAAGCCTATGACACCCGGGCTGACCACTGGGTCGATATAACACAGGGGCAGGAGACTCGCCAGTCCGGCCatggcagtgtgtgtttaaatggcttcgtgtattgttttgggggttaTGATGGCCATAATTTCACCGATGCTGTGCGCAGATTTGACCCCGTCGCACggacatggcagcacatggccCCGATGCACTGGCGCCGCTGTAGTGTCAGCGTGGCCGTAAGTAACGGCTTCATCTATGTGATGGGTGGCCGTTTAGGCGTGTCGCCTCTGAATATCGTAGAGCGATATGACCCAAATGCCAACGAGTGGACCATCATCCAGCCCATGAACGAggagcgacaggatgccagtgccaccaccctgaatggaaag atatatatttgtgggggtagcaatggagctcagaccacttccactgcggagtgctatgatcctctcacgggcgaatggaccttgatcgctcccatgcgcactcgccgacgtggccttggagttgcggcatatcagggaaacatctatgcg GTGGGCGGTACCAACGGGGTTCATGCAGTGCGGAGTATGGAGGCTTATGACCCTGCAACTAACCAGTGGCACGCTGCGCCTCCCATGAGACAACAAAGGAGCTAtttcggcatcgcagtggtggacggcttgctgtttgTAATGGGAGGCTCCGATGGGTTCGAAGTCACTGCAAAGGTGGAATGTTATGatgcagagaaaggcagctggtaccgtgcgcaggacatgattacgcctaagaggaacttcagctgctgcacagtgcctgcgcacccccgcttcgtacagtacgctgcacctcgcccacctgcccccatctgcctgcctg GTAACCACGTGCTCAACAAGTAG
- the LOC125722869 gene encoding kelch-like protein 10 encodes SDSGKREYQLPGISPETLRQVIEYAYTYSVVITADNVENLLAAADYLSVLGIVQRCCDFLHEQLCLQNCIGLLKTADGYGLSELHQSVFSFILKNFKEVASISEEFIDLSLQELCDIIEKDELNVKQEDAVFEAILQWIEHEPATREAHISVLLPKVRMARMDPAYFMKIVKANDLVKANAACRPIISDGGP; translated from the exons agtgattcaggaaagcgagagtaccaactcccaggcatttccccagaaacactgaggcaggtcatagagtacgcctacacgtactctgtggtcatcacagctgacaatgtggagaacctcctggcagctgctgattatctcagtgtcctgggcatcgtgcagcgctgctgtgatttcctgcatgagcagctctgccttcagaactgcattGGCCTTTTAAAAACTGCCGATGGTTACGGCCTCAgcgagctgcaccagtctgttTTCAGCTTTATCCTTaagaacttcaaggaggttgccaGCATCTCAGAGGAGTTCATAGATCTGTCCCTGCAAGAACTTTGCGACATTATTGAGAAGGATGAGCTGAATGTGAAACAGGAAGATGCGGTGTTTGAGGCCATCCTCCagtggatcgagcacgagcctgccacccgagaggcccacatttcagttctgttgcccaag gttcgcatggctcgtatggatccggcGTACTTTATGAAGATCGTCAAAGCTAACGATCTggtgaaggccaatgcggcgtgcaggccaattatcaGTGAT gggggcccTTGa